GATTTATGCGGGTGTATGCACGGAAAATCAGTCTGTGGAGATGCAATCTTATACTTGGGATAACTGGGACCAGGTGATTTATCATGAGAGATTAAAACAGTCCTATGACATTTTAAAGGATTGCTATGCAAACCTTAAGGTGCATTAAATGTGTGAATTGTCTGAATTTTTCTAAATATAAGAAAAACTATTGACGTATATATTTTTTCTGTTATAATAATATACAGTGCAGTAAAATATATGACCCAAACAGTTGAATATGCACAATACGCAACTGGAGGGAGGTTAGGTGTGAGATAATGTCTAGTGTAATAGTAAAAGAGAACGAGACTTTAGATAGCGCTTTACGTCGTTTCAAGAGAAACTGTGCAAAAGCAGGTATCCAGCAGGAAATTCGTAAAAGAGAACATTACGAAAAACCAAGCGTAAAACGTAAAAAGAAATCTGAAGCTGCAAGAAAAAGAAAATATAACTAATACGCACTTGAAGCTGTCGCATATGCGACAGCTTCTTTTTATGTAATAGGAAATTTCGTTCCTATTACATAAAAAAATGCTCCGCAGGGATCGCACTGCGGTGGAGTTGAACAATGTCGCAAATGCGACCCGCCGCAGGCGGAGAATCCTGCAAGCAGGCTTCTTTTTTATGTAAAACTTCGTTTAGATTAGTAAAATATTCTATCAAAAAAGTGTGCGTGGGGACGCACACTTAATGTTTTAATATCCGAAATCCTGTCCAATCAAGATAACCTTGATTCGTCCGGGCTGACCGCTTCGTTTTGTTATGACAGCCTGGTTACAGATGCAGTTCGGTGACAGACAGCTTGAACAGACGCAGGTGGTAGCACAAGGGGTCTTTATGCCAAGCCGGATGCAGTTCTTTGGAACAGCAATCTGATGGATACGATGGAAAGCATCGTCTACCGTAGCAACAATTTTATTCATACCAGCCATGACAATGACCTGTTTTGGGCCATAGATAAGGGCGGCAACACGATTGCCGGTACCATCGATGTTGACAAGTTCACCAGCCTCGGTGATGGCATTGCTGCTCATAAAAAAGGTATCGCAGGAGAGTGCCTCGTGATACAGTTTATCCCGTTCTTCCTGTGTTTTTGTATTTGCACGATCCAGTAACGTAAAATCAGAATCATAGCGGAGGGCAGTCATCATACCACATTCTTCTAAAGTCATAGAACCGCCATAGGAAACGGTTTCCCCTTTTTGAATGAAAGAGAGGGCTTTTTCCACTGCATCCATTGCAGTTTCACAATAATAACCTTCCATATTTCTTTTTTTTAGATTCTCAATGACCGTCTGGGCAAGATGTTCGTTATAAATTTTTTGTGTACTCATAGTAATCACCATATCCTTCCGTGAATGTGTAAATTTTTACACAATATTATCTTTTTCATCTTCACTATTTCAAGTTAAGTCTAATACTTTTGATTTCAGAATACAATGACTTGTTTCGCAGAAATTAGAATGAAAAATGGATATCTTCTTCTTGCTTTTTTCAACTGGAATGATAGAATAGAAAAATATGGCATTTTAAGGAGGAAAGTGATGAAACAGAATTTGAAAAAAATGTTATCGTACTATAAAAAGCACCAGAAGATGTTTTGGGCAGATATGTTTTTTGCAGCGTTATCAGCGGCGATTGCATTAGCGCTGCCACTTGTCATTCGTTATGTGACATCTACGCTTATCTATGAGGATGTAGCGGTTTTGACTAAACGGATTGCAATCATTGCAGTGGTGCTTCTTGTGATGGTTGCGATAGATTGTTATAGTAAATTTTTTATTTCCTATTATGGGCATATCATGGGAGCAGAGATTGAGTATGAAATGAGAGCGGAGATTTTTGAGCATTATCAAAAACTTTCCTTTTCTTTTTTTGATAATCAAAAAGTAGGGCAGCTAATGTCAAGAATTACGGCTGATTTGTTTGATATCAGTGAGTTGATGCACCATGGACCGGAAAATCTGATTCTTTCTATTTTTAAGATTGTAGGTGCGTTTGTGATTCTAATGAACATCAGTCCTGCACTTGCAGTGGCAGCGTTTGCAATTCTGCCGGTGATGATTTTTTATGCATTCCATTTGAATGTCAGGATGGGAAAAGCATTCAAGCGGAATCGTGTCGAGATTGCTGAGATTAATGCACAGATTGAGGACAATCTTTCGGGTATCCGTGTGGTGAAATCTTTTGCAAATGAGGAAATTGAGAAGAAAAAGTTCCAAAAGGGAAATGATGGCTTTTTAAGTGCAAAACGAAACAGCTATTTTTATATGGGAAGTTTCCATGCAGGCCTCGGTTCCTTTACCACATTGATTCAGATTAATGTTATTGTGGTGGGGGCACTTTTGATTGCAAAGGGAAGTTTAAATGTGACGGATTTGCTTACTTTTTTGCTTTATATCAGTGTCTTTACAGACCCTGTCCGTACTTTGATTGATTTTACGGAGCAGTTTCAAAATGGTTACTCAGGGTTTGAACGTTTTCAGGAAATCATGGCAGTGGAGCCGGATATCAAGGACAAAAAAGATGCCGTGGAACTGACCAATGTAAAAGGCGATATCGAATTTAAAGATGTCTCGTTCCAGTACGAAGAAAATACAGAAAAAGTATTGAATCATATTAATTTAAAAGTGGAGGCAGGGGCTTATATGGCATTGGTTGGTTCATCCGGTGCGGGAAAAAGTACGCTTTGTTCCCTGATTCCACGTTTTTACGATGTGACAGATGGAGCCGTTCTTATCGATGGAAAAGATATCCGTGACCTAAAATTAAAGAGTTTGCGTGACCACATCGGAATTGTACAGCAGGACGTGTATCTGTTCGTCGGTACCGTTTACGATAATATCCGCTATGGAAAGCCGGATGCAACGAGGGAAGAAGTGATAGAGGCAGCAAAAAATGCCAATGCCCACGATTTTATCATGTCGCTGCCAAACGGATATGAGACGGATATCGGACAAAGAGGAATTAAACTTTCCGGTGGACAAAAACAGCGTCTTTCCATCGCACGTGTCTTTTTAAAGAATCCTCCGATTCTGATTTTTGATGAGGCGACATCGGCGCTTGACAATGAGAGTGAGAAGGTGGTGCAGGAATCACTCGAAAAACTGGCAAAAAACAGAACTACATTTGTAATTGCACACCGTTTGTCTACGATTAAAAATGCACAGAAAATTCTTGTATTGTCAGATGTTGGAATTGAAGAGCAGGGAACACATGAAGAATTGATGCAAAAGGGCGGTATTTATGAGAATTTGTATCAAATGCAGTTCTCCAAATAGAAAAATATGATTTTTTTCTAAAACTTTTGCATATTGTTTGCAAAATGGGAAAAAATCGAGTAAAATACAACTGTTTGCAGAAAAAATGAGCAGACAGAAATGTGTGAGAATAATGTAATGGAAAGAAGGAAATAGACATGACAAAAATTGATATTATATCAGGATTTTTGGGAGCTGGAAAGACAACCTTCATCAAAAAGATGATTGATGAAGTATTTCAGGGAGAAAAGATTGCCTTGATTGAAAATGAATTTGGGGAAGTCGGAATCGATGGAGGATTTTTAAAGGATTCCGGTGTTCAGATTACAGAGATGAATTCCGGTTGTATCTGCTGTTCTTTGGTAGGTGATTTTGGAAAGAACTTAAATGAAGTAATTACCAAATATCATCCAGACCGTATTATCATCGAGCCATCCGGTGTAGGAAAGCTTTCCGATGTTATGAAGTCTGTGATTGATGTTGAAAAAGAACAGGATGTCAAATTAAATGGTTTAATTACAGTTGTAAATGCATTAAAAGCCAGCAAACAGATGAAAGCATTTGGCGAATTTTTCAACAACCAGATTGAATACGCAACTACGGTTGTACTTAGCAGAAGTCAGAATGCAACACCGGAGCAGTTAGAGCTTTGTGTAAAACAGATTCAGGGATTGAATCCAAAGGCTGCAATTATTACAACTGCATGGAATCAGATTAAGGGCGAGCAGATTTTAAAAGTAATCGAAGGACAGGATTCTTTGGAAGTGAAACTGATGGCAGAGGAACATGCAAAAGAGGAGCACGAACACCATCATCATGACCATGACGAACATGAGCACCATCACGACCATGAAGAGCATGACCACGACCATCACGATCATGACGAAAACTGCACTTGCGGCTGCCATGACCACGACCATGACGAACATGAACATCACCATGACCATGAGGAGCATCATCATGACCACGAGCACCATCATGACCATGACGAGAATTGTACCTGTGGCTGCCATGACCAC
This genomic window from Roseburia sp. 831b contains:
- a CDS encoding ABC transporter ATP-binding protein, producing MKQNLKKMLSYYKKHQKMFWADMFFAALSAAIALALPLVIRYVTSTLIYEDVAVLTKRIAIIAVVLLVMVAIDCYSKFFISYYGHIMGAEIEYEMRAEIFEHYQKLSFSFFDNQKVGQLMSRITADLFDISELMHHGPENLILSIFKIVGAFVILMNISPALAVAAFAILPVMIFYAFHLNVRMGKAFKRNRVEIAEINAQIEDNLSGIRVVKSFANEEIEKKKFQKGNDGFLSAKRNSYFYMGSFHAGLGSFTTLIQINVIVVGALLIAKGSLNVTDLLTFLLYISVFTDPVRTLIDFTEQFQNGYSGFERFQEIMAVEPDIKDKKDAVELTNVKGDIEFKDVSFQYEENTEKVLNHINLKVEAGAYMALVGSSGAGKSTLCSLIPRFYDVTDGAVLIDGKDIRDLKLKSLRDHIGIVQQDVYLFVGTVYDNIRYGKPDATREEVIEAAKNANAHDFIMSLPNGYETDIGQRGIKLSGGQKQRLSIARVFLKNPPILIFDEATSALDNESEKVVQESLEKLAKNRTTFVIAHRLSTIKNAQKILVLSDVGIEEQGTHEELMQKGGIYENLYQMQFSK
- the rpsU gene encoding 30S ribosomal protein S21; this encodes MSSVIVKENETLDSALRRFKRNCAKAGIQQEIRKREHYEKPSVKRKKKSEAARKRKYN
- a CDS encoding lactate utilization protein; amino-acid sequence: MSTQKIYNEHLAQTVIENLKKRNMEGYYCETAMDAVEKALSFIQKGETVSYGGSMTLEECGMMTALRYDSDFTLLDRANTKTQEERDKLYHEALSCDTFFMSSNAITEAGELVNIDGTGNRVAALIYGPKQVIVMAGMNKIVATVDDAFHRIHQIAVPKNCIRLGIKTPCATTCVCSSCLSPNCICNQAVITKRSGQPGRIKVILIGQDFGY
- a CDS encoding CobW family GTP-binding protein is translated as MTKIDIISGFLGAGKTTFIKKMIDEVFQGEKIALIENEFGEVGIDGGFLKDSGVQITEMNSGCICCSLVGDFGKNLNEVITKYHPDRIIIEPSGVGKLSDVMKSVIDVEKEQDVKLNGLITVVNALKASKQMKAFGEFFNNQIEYATTVVLSRSQNATPEQLELCVKQIQGLNPKAAIITTAWNQIKGEQILKVIEGQDSLEVKLMAEEHAKEEHEHHHHDHDEHEHHHDHEEHDHDHHDHDENCTCGCHDHDHDEHEHHHDHEEHHHDHEHHHDHDENCTCGCHDHDHDHHHADDVFTSWGKETPHKFTREKIEEVLKTLSETDAYGTILRAKGMVEDVNGSWIYFDMVPGEYELRDGEPDYTGRLCVIGTDIEEHRLEELFGIA